One window of the Shewanella maritima genome contains the following:
- a CDS encoding site-2 protease family protein — protein sequence MELLNIECLGKKLRLEGSMAGWQQLFWDNQLVSQIDAASSSDGPLVHQFELKMQQTLTKSQESIQSTAQDDAQSEVQNIQTIQVVLTNQVIWQPFDLKYQLSVNEQIVTEGQRNTKDIEQQTPEITPKKVNKLSLLGLASLGFKLLKSAKVVKALLAGASLAAYSWLFSIEFALALIACLVVHEYGHVKAMKHFGMKTKGIYLIPFMGGLALSDERINTRWQDVVISIMGPTFGLFMSLICMVAFWFTDNIFFAGLASFNALLNLFNLLPILPLDGGHILKSISFSMNSVIGLVICIIAALAGVAISYTFGLALLGFLLLIGSLEIVMEWQTRHQSHLLPLDRYGQIFSAVWYILTVAALVGVIAYFASYGDDMLSLPLQILRS from the coding sequence ATGGAACTATTAAACATCGAATGTCTTGGCAAAAAACTGCGCCTTGAAGGCTCAATGGCCGGTTGGCAACAGCTGTTTTGGGACAATCAATTAGTATCGCAAATTGATGCCGCTTCCAGCAGTGATGGGCCATTGGTGCATCAGTTTGAGCTCAAAATGCAGCAAACACTGACAAAGTCGCAAGAAAGCATACAATCCACAGCACAAGATGATGCGCAAAGCGAAGTACAAAATATACAAACCATTCAGGTTGTACTGACCAATCAAGTCATTTGGCAGCCCTTTGACCTCAAATATCAGCTAAGCGTCAATGAGCAAATTGTCACAGAGGGACAACGCAATACCAAAGACATTGAGCAACAAACACCGGAAATCACACCGAAAAAGGTCAACAAACTGAGTTTGTTGGGGCTAGCTTCACTCGGATTTAAATTGCTTAAGTCGGCCAAAGTCGTGAAAGCCTTACTAGCCGGCGCCTCGTTAGCCGCCTATTCTTGGCTATTTTCAATCGAGTTCGCCTTAGCGCTAATTGCCTGCTTAGTGGTACACGAATACGGTCACGTAAAAGCCATGAAGCATTTTGGCATGAAGACCAAAGGTATCTACCTTATTCCATTTATGGGAGGACTTGCCCTCAGCGATGAGCGGATCAACACCCGCTGGCAAGACGTGGTGATATCGATTATGGGACCGACTTTTGGCCTATTTATGTCACTAATATGCATGGTGGCATTTTGGTTTACTGACAATATCTTTTTCGCCGGATTAGCCAGTTTTAATGCACTGCTTAACCTATTTAACTTGTTGCCTATCTTACCTCTTGATGGTGGTCACATACTAAAAAGCATAAGCTTTTCAATGAATTCAGTCATCGGCCTGGTAATTTGTATTATTGCGGCGCTAGCAGGCGTTGCCATTAGCTACACGTTTGGCTTAGCCCTGCTTGGATTCTTATTATTGATTGGTAGCTTAGAAATTGTGATGGAGTGGCAAACCCGCCACCAAAGCCATTTACTGCCATTAGATAGATACGGGCAAATTTTCTCTGCGGTTTGGTACATATTGACGGTCGCCGCCTTAGTTGGTGTTATCGCCTACTTTGCCAGCTACGGTGACGATATGCTTAGCTTACCGCTGCAAATTCTACGTAGCTAA